In Poecile atricapillus isolate bPoeAtr1 chromosome 1, bPoeAtr1.hap1, whole genome shotgun sequence, the sequence AAGCAGGAATATTGACTGTTTTTAGTTCTGAGGCTGGCATTGGAACGACACCTAGAATGGAAACATCAAGTGTTGAAAGGAATTAGGACAAACTGCCCCCAGCCTCTTGAGCCAGCCCCCCATGCCTTTTTCCCTGGACACGCACCAGTGATGGGAGAGCTGTAGGTCGTGTGCTGCAGAGAACACACCCCAGCCTTCTCTTTATTGGAGCACTCTGCCTTGTTGCCATGGGTGCAGTGAGTCAGAGGAATAAGATAACCAGATGGAAAAAAAgtctgagaaagaaagagacagcACACCTTTAGCCCAAACATATAATAAACAAACCCCAAATGTTTTCTCCAAAACTGTAATCCTCCCTCGCCTTGTTCTTATTCTTTAtcctccatgtccccaggatgCCATATCCCATACCTGTActattttctgtctgaaatgaGACACAACAGACTCAAGGACATGCTCTTTCAATTAAAACCACACAGAAGTCAGCTGGCTTCATTTCCAGCTGATACTCGTGGTGAGGAACTATAAATCCACCTGGGATTAACACAGTACAATTAGACCAGATGGAAAAGAAACCCTGATACTGAATATCATTTTTCCAGAACAAACATCCTGGACCTATCAAATAAACACATCACCTCATTCTTGGATTGTGTTTTTCATAAAACAAATATTGGAAGACAAAGCTTTTGCATTTACACATTCTGTTTTTTGTCAACAGAACTGTTCTTTATTCAGGTTCTGCACAGCAACCAGTCTTAACTGCAGAATACTGAATTTTACTGATGAAGAGAGTTTCACGCGATTCTGTTTCAAAGTATTTGACACTAAGTACATGCAAACAAAGGACTGGGGAGGTAAGGGATCTCAACATTGCCCTCAGCTCCTTAGTGTGACCTTCATTCCAATGGAAGTCTGAAAGCCTCTTTATGTCCTCTTATTTGTGTACTCAATGCAGAAACAGAAATCCTACATTCCTACAAAATAAGGTTTTAAAAGGACACTGAAATGAATTCAACCAAAGAGAACCTGTGTAGGTGTAGTTCATTAtagtttgtttcttttgctaAGGCTCCAAGTAGTATTTTCCCAGGGAATGGCAAGAAAATCTTAcctcaggagcaggaatggCAAATGCCACAGGtatgtcttgttttgttttgattttatctTCGTCTTCTGGAATATTTTCTGTTGTACATTGGTCACAGCAACTTGCCATGTTTTGATCTACTGTTTTGGTCTCATTCTGTCTCTCTTCCTGGACATTGTCCATTTCACGATTCATTTGTGAGCTTTTGGAAGGTGTTTTTTCGTTCTTAGTGGATTCTCCCTTTGAAAAAAGTACATATAAAAAGAAAGGCAGGTGTTGAAAGGCTTAACGATCTCATTTAGAGCCCTACAATGATATTTATCCATTCTTAAAAATTGGAAAGCAAGCTTTTTACTCCATCTTCATTCCCAAGTTTGTGCTATAAAAATTTCTGAGCCAGGTCCATGTTATCACCTCTTGTTTCTTCCCAGCTAGTGGGTGTTTGATAGCATGTGCTCTCATAAAACACCCATAACATATGATGACTGTTTAGGCAAGCCAAATTTACAACAGATTTATAATTTATAGAGATGTTAAAACAATCAGCAATTGAGGAATAGAAAGCAATCCAGCCCCAATCTCTCCATATACATCAAGTTTATCTGAACCTCTTATTCTCTTCATGTGCTGTTCTATTATGCCTACAACAACCCAACACTGGGTGGAAATATTTAGCAGATatgaggattttgggatgttctCTGTCCAGTGATTTTTATACATCCACTTTCTCTCCTAACACCTCTAAAGCCAAGAATGGATGCCAGCAAGTTTACAGAATCCTAGAATTCAAGAGACATTGACCAACCTCACTCTCAGCCTGACCAACTCCAGAATCATGTATAAATAGGTATGTTTTGACATCATGTTGTTAGTTATTTTCATTACACCTGTACACTTTGTCTTCTTAGATACAAACCCCAGCCTCATAAACATTGGCAGACTCAGCAAGTGAACACCGTCTCTTCAAGCCTGATGTTATTTAAAATGCCTACACGCACAGGCAGACTCCTACATCACTTTGAAAATGAGTAGGTGGCAACATCACTAAGCCAtgaaatggcattttaaaactaatttaacTTACCAAAGAAGAATCAAGGCTTTCCTCATCACTTTTATgccttttaattaaattattctctGGTAATGCTTGTGATCTTTTAAGGCACCGCTGAGATGAAGTTTCTGATTTCGTCTCAGGTCTTTCTTCAGCTGCCAAGGATTTTGTAGGCTCATCCGGACCTTTCTGAGTGTCCCTTTCCTCAgtggttattttatttaataccTTTGAATTATTACTCTTAATTCCAGTTAGGTTAGCACATGGCAGAGGTTGCAACATGAAGCCTGGGCTGTACGTTGTCACCGTGTGGGCTTGGGAAGGGTGCAGACAGATTGCATATGAAACCCCAGACTGAGGATGAGGTAAGATGACTGGTGACATGGAGCTGTGGCTTGCAGGGCACACCCCAAGGGGCTGGCTCAGACCTGGCTGCTGAGAGGGTTCAGGCTTGGGAACAGCCTCAGGCGAGGACAGGGCACATTTCATTTGCATCTCTTCTGCTgcccttcagaaaaaaaaaaaccaaaaagattCACAAATCTGTTTTAATTCCTTCATGCAGAAATGAATGTCctgacaaattattttctgtaatacaAAGACTTAACATGAACTTGTACTTCTCAATTCACCcaagagaaaataattgaaaaacGAGCCTGCAGTACTCAGGGTTACTGGTTTTTGCAGGCTATTGTCCCACCAAACAGAGCATAACTTTAACTTGTTCTCATCTTTAAACTTGTGCAGACTTACTTGGATTGTCCTTCCAGCTGATGTTTAGTGATTGCTGGAAACTGAGCTATTGTATTTGGGAAAACTGGTAAACTTTGATAAGTACCTGGTCAGAGGAGAAGAACAAATCAAAACGGAGTACATCAAATTCAGAAGTTAAAATTTAACTTTACGTTGAGGAGACTGCATTATGTAATGTAACATACACGTTTAATGATACAACTTATCCTCAAACTCAGCCCAGATTTGATTTGATCAACTGGACATCAGCTTACATCAAACAAATTCTAAAGGCCCAGAAAGAATCCCTAGCAAGAACATGAACATTGACAGGTACTTTTCTGGGCACTTTTTGGAATACAGAATTGGTTAGATAGTATGCTCCAAAGTAGAGTTTCCACAACAAAGCAGGTTCAGAAAAGATCCAATATTCAGAGATTCAGTGATTCTAGACAAACAGAGGGTTTGTAGCCATTTCTATATTTTTGACAGTTCTTAAGAAGGATTTTTTGAAAGGAACCATTTTGAACCCATGCATTTGCAAGTCCTGTTAGAAGAGATCAAGCTCAAATATTCAATGCAAGACTAcatctgattttaaaaacaaagaagttTCTAAAAGAAAAGTTAGGAAAATATATGTACTGGCACTTATTTTAACTGGGCTGGTTGGAGCAGACTGGATCTTCCTTCTGTCGTTCTCTATACTCTTAACTAATTTTATTAGAGATGAATGCCGAGTAaagttttgctttccttttgaaggaaaaagggCTTTTGAGCACTGCTCTTTGGAAGGGATGGATTCTGAAACAGGTGGGGAAGAGGTTGTAGAAGTTGCTTCCAGCTTAGTatctgaaagacagaaaaaatgaagaaaatatgtacCAAATGCAGATTCAGTAATTAAAAGCAATTATTTGAGCCTGGCTTATAATTCTTgaagtaccagcagcagcaaacagggAAATTCAAGAATCTCAGTAGGTGAACATCCACTATGTACAAATAGATACTGGTTGCTGTGCTGTTAAGGACAGTGATGTGACTAGTAAAGGATTTTCTGCTTAGTTATTCTCTCTTTTGGTCAAAAAATTCtagcagagaaaacaaaaaaacaatcaTATCAgcagaacaaaaggaaatgaCAGATACACCTACCCTGAGTATTTGGCAAGACCTCAGGTCCTGTCCACTTGAATGCTGGTTTTCTACCTCTCTCCTCTGTAACATGAACTTTTTTGATAAGCTTAAGGCTGCTGAGAACATTCGCTATGTCATAAAGTCTTCTAATTTTggctgaaatgaaagaaatagcATACCAGCTGCAATTAACAAGTTAGCATGTATCAGATAAAGAAATGTTGTAACATCTGTTAAGCAGctaaaaggaaaaagcttttaaaaaaattgtaataaCAATTTTGTGGAGCAAAATTTATACAATGAAATAACACTGTGATACAAAGTTTACACATAAAAATAGAACAACATTGATACAGACCTACACAAATCCTGTAGTATCCTTAAATATAAGTAGATTAAAAAGGTACACACATGCAATGGCAAACATGGGAACTGGAAGGAAGAGAGACACTAAAATGGAACAGGATAATCATCCTGCATGTCTTCCCTGTCTCTAGGTTGAGGTATTAGGGGAAAGTTTCAGGTAGCAATCAAACTACGGGTGAGTTCTAGAGCAAAGTGAACATGCTTAGGTCATGGAATTTTTTGGCTTCATAACCAGGAATGTGGTAAAACATGGAATTGATACTTGAAATACAGGTAGACAGATGGAATGCCCTGAAAATGCTTTGACTGTGTGTCAGGTTCTTATGGAAGactaaaagcaagcaaaaaccACTACTGAGTAGCCACCCACACTCACTATGTTGCTGTGATGCAGTGGAAAGGAAATCAAGAACTGAAACCAGAAAGGATCAGTATTTACATAGACacaattccacaaaaaaaaaaaaaaccaaacaaaaaaaaacccaaaaaataacccaaacaagCAAAGGAATCTGAGAATCAAGCAAGAGTCTAATTTTCAATGAAACACACAACCATCCCtcaaaagcagcacatttttaattaatatatgTCTACTGACCTAGACCTAGAAATACCATTTCATTTGAAtggagaggaaggggaggaagtgCACAGGGAACTGACAGAAATGtaaaagaatgaagaaataattGGCAGTTAGAGCACAGGGTTTCACTTCCTCTGACATGCAGATTGGTTACAGGACTTTTACAGAATTTCTTTAGATTTCTACCAAGTTAATTATGTGGTCAGAACACAGATTTTGCATTCTGGGGCATCTTTGGTGAAATGATGCTGAAAACTTTGACAGGCTGCttgaggaaagagaaattgttACCAATATGGAGCCTTGTGACATTACTTCAGGAGGGAGGATTTAATGGACACTTCCTCTCAGGTGGGTATCAATGACCAGAAATTATGAACATCATGATTATCAATGATACAAAAATTATGAACAGCAGAAGGTTAGTGAGTTTTTGGAGGCTGAAATAAACATctgtggcaggaaaaataaGAGCATTTTTTAGTTACATGTAGTAGTACTAGGATAATTCATTTAGCTTACACTTGTTGTTGTACTTACTTTTAAACTTGCTTTTATCTAAGTCTTCTAACTGATCTTCTCCAATCAAGATTTTAGCAGCAACTTCAAGGCTCACGATTTGAGGTGTTGACACAAGGAAAAGCATCACAAATTTCTGACTCATGACTCGTAAGGACTTGTATTTCCTGCCATTCACTGATgctgcagcaaagaaaaaagattacAGTATTCAGTGACACACCAGATACAAAcacaaaatactgaagaaattTGTCAGTAATAATAATTGTAAGAACAACACAGAGACTAATCAGGGTCAGTGGTGACTCCAGAATCATGTTTCTACATGACAAGAAACAGATAATTGGGTGGATACCAAGTCTAACTACAGAGAGGTAGATACATATATCCCACATATACATTTCCCATTATATCTGACAACTTGTACTCTTAAAGATGCTTAACCCTCAATTAAATTTCTTCCATGAATCAGAGcaaaattaacaaaacaaatTGAGTAATATATGCTTCAAGTTTCTATACATTCAGTAGTAACTTCTGATTTCTATAATAGTTTAGTGGTAATGGCAATTGGATTGTATGTTGGTGTATTTGATAGTTTCACCTGAGGTAGAAACAAATTACAAGAACTGAGTGAATAAGACAAGTGAAAGAGTGCAGAGCACTTTTTCTCACCACAAACAGTTGTGGTGCCTTTGGGGCAGAAtcacctcaggaaaaaaaaaaaggaaggctaataaatgttctttttccAAGTTCATAGAAATGTAACATTTTAAGTACATATTATTCTTGGCATTGTAAAGAATTATTACCAGCGTGAAATTCCACTCCTGGGAGCTCGACAAAAGACATTTCTGACTGGTCACTTGAGCCAAAAGAACTTgccatttcttcatttctttcacTGTCAGGATCGAATTCATGCTCATACTCTCTTTTCTTGATCATCTGGATTTGCTGTATGTATTTGTTCTCTTCTCCCACCTTTTTCAGGGCCTGCAGAGTCTGGGGGAGGTTGTGGCGCCCATGCCAGACGTATCTGTTCCTGGCCAGGCGGCTCACCATGTGCAGGCTCTCCAGCACGTTCACAATGTCATAGATGCGCCTGCGCTCCACGTCTGCAGAGGGAAAGGTGAACCTGACATCTCtgctatataaaatatatgcaCTCATGCATTACCTGCAGAACAGATTCCTGTCCGTCCTCTTAATATacttataaataatttttgccAATTCCATATCACAAACAGAAAATAGCCCTCACAGGTCTTGCcagcaaggaaaacaaatcGTGCTTCATATATGGAATGACTTGCTGTTCCAGAGTTACACTTGGCTTTCAGCATTCCTTAAGAAATAAAACTTACTGTTGCCAGAAGAGCCATTACATGGGTTTCAATACAGCTTTAGAAAAAATAGAGCATTTTTAATTATACACTGAATTGATTTTAGATTGTGTCCTTAAATATCCATGGAAACTAATAAGAAACTGTTTTGTAACTTTTTCTTGCATGTTATTTTATTAGCATGCTCTTCTTTTCTCATTTGTCTGATACACTCCTTATTTTGACCAGACATTTCTTAAAAGATATGTTCTTTTGTATAAAGTATAAAAAAACGTAAATCatacagctttaaaaaattttataaccatcagcattttaaaagaattgCTCTAGGAATGAGGAATTTAAAACTGGGTTTAAATAAATTTGAGAACAGAATAAGCATCCAAAATTATATGGAGCAAAAATGTCCTAACAAAAATGGTAGGTTATTGGCAAATTTGcatgaagaaatatttaatagGATGAACAGCAACTTACGTAGCTCTTCAGTGACTTCATCGAGGCAAATGTAACTTTTCTGTGAAGGGCTGGGGTAATCAGGATATCGAGCTAAGAATTTATGACACAGTAATCCGAGACTTTTCTCTTTGCGACTTGGTTGAGATTTTTCATATTCATCCCCCAATAAGTCCTCCTACATGgaataagaaaaagagattGTGAGGTTTTTGACAATATGTAAGCACAGACAATTATCAGCTTTTAGTAAGCACTGAGGACAAAGGGCCAGTGTTCTCCCTTTGTCCTCAGCAgctgtaaaataaaaccagaacatTACCTGTTGCGTGTAGCTACTCAATATCCTTACTTATATTTGGTAAATGCTCCAAAATCAAAACTTCAAAAAAAAGATGTGCCATGTCAATGTATAATTTTTATACTTGATAAACAGCCTTCAgctaacttaaaaaaaaaaaaaaaataaatacaaacaacTTTACAACGTACCTGTGAACAGTGTTTTGTCTGTAGGACCTCATTTGAACTGTCTGACAGTTGCCTTCTCTGTTCTCTGCTCCTAATCTCAGGACTAGCTGCACTAATCAGCATTTTCAAGTTGGAAGTAGGTGTCCATGGATCCGCTGGAGGGGTTTCCTTCAGTTTCGGGGGTGTGGTTAGAGGCTGACAGTCAGGCTGTCTCTCTGTCAATACTAACTGTGAGGTAGCCGTTTGTTTCAAAGGGGTTTTCAGTATATTTTTGCATGGCTCAGAATGCTCATTTTCCTACATATCAAGAAAAAGAACAACGGTGATATTAAAACCCAGGTGCACCATGACCCATTTATCAATGTCAAAGGGGAATAGAGATCCATTGCATTTTTTGGGTAGCTCTGAGTCAAGGGTTCCAGTTCTACTCTGAACCAATGGGTACCTTCCCTGAAACCATTTCTGTGCCTGTAGCTTAAGACTCGGGTCCTGTGGCATTTATTCCTCGGGTaatttccccttttcttcctctgaggcAAATACAATCAGAATGTACATTAATGCATAGCAAAGAGCAATAAATAATGCCTGAAACATATCATGACCCGGGAGCGGGTGTGATGTTGCTTTATAAATTCTTGTTGGGCTAAGTAGACATCAGCCTACATGTTAGGAAACTCTTACCCTTTATCATATTATCACCTTAACTCGGGCGACCAACCCGGTACTCAGCAGTCATAGGAGTGTTGGCAAACAAGCTCTTAACTTTGACAGTGAACTTTAACAAGCTCCCAATTCTCTCAAAAAAATTCGGAGTGGTTTAAGGTGTGGAATGTAATCGCGGGGCTTGCCGAACAAGAACATGAGAGGATAAAGACGGGAAAGTGAAGGAAAGGGGTGCCTGGGCGGGCTGGGTCAGGGATCGATCCACTTCCTTGTAGTTTCCCTCGTATTCCCCCCCTTTACTTTTCCCGCCGTGTCTCTGCGCATGTGCGGTCGGGCCCGCAGAGCCCTCCAAtaaatgggtctggggtctgtgGTGGTCCTGGAGCCCCTTTCGGTGAGGTGCCCGGGGCTCCAGGCAGGCTGGCGAGACTGGAATTGTGAGGGAAGCGGGCTCGGCCCAGCGCCGCCCCACCTTCGCGGGACCCTCTTCCAGTCGCAACTTCCCTGTCACAGCACTACAGAATGTCCGAGACAAACACGCTTTAAAACATCATTATACCTGTTTCTCCACACACCTCCTGTtaaggaaaaagcaaagaggaaaggagagccaggaagatgtgctCTTTAGGGACTGTGTGGTCGTGAGAGATGAAGTTCAGGAACTTTTGTTGAGGACAGAAATTAAAGCGAAGGTAAAACACCCTCGGTTTCTGCCATTCCGCGGTTTCTACGCGCGATCGTTCCGATCGAAGCGGTTTCACCCCCAGCGGGGCTGAACGCGGGCAGCGGGGCTGTCACTGCCCCGCGGGAAGCGGCAGCCCCGGGGTTTGGCGGCTCTCGCCCACCGGAGGAATTACCTTGTCGCCGGCCCCCATCTCCCCGCCCGCCGGCCGCATTCTCCCACCGCCTCAGCAGGCGACACCCGCCGCTCCTGCCGCGCCGCTCCGCATCGCAGGTCCCGCCGGCTCTGCAGGGCGGGAGGAGGGACGGATGCAGTGGTTGAGGGTCCCCGTGACGAGCCGGTTCCTGCTGCCCTCCGCGGCCGCCGGGCTTGTCCCGCCGCCTCCCGCCTCCCGACCCGGCACGCGCGCGCCCACCGCCCAAcggccctggccccgccccgTCCCCCGCGGCCCAGCACCGCCCATCGGCTCTGCCGGCGGCGAGTTTAAACATAGGGGAGACGCTACCCCTGCGCTCTCTCGCTCCCTCCGCGCACCCCACGGTCCGGGAGCACCGGCGGCGCCCAGGAGCGGCGCTGCCACCGCCGCCGCCCGGGCCCGGCTGAAGCGCGGGGCCGCTCCCAGTGTCGATTTGAATTCAACGCGCGGAGCCGCCGCGGGCGGGTGGGGCGGGCGCGGCAGCCAATCAGCTCCCGGCGCTGGGCCCCGCGCGGCCAATGGGAGCGCAGCGCTGCGCggcctctccctcctcctcccgccTCCCGCTGCCGGGCGAGCGCCGGCGGGGCTCGGGCCGGGGCTTTGGCGGGTTCCCTCCCtcgccccctccctccctcccgccccAACGGCCGTGGGGTCGCGGGGCGGagcgggcggggggcgccggGCGGTTTAGCGGAGCCCATTTACCCGCTCGCCCCGTCCCGTCCGTCAGGGACCGCGCGGGCTCCGCGCGCCCCTCGCGCCCTCGCCCGCGCCTTCCCCCGCGCCTTCCCCCGCCTGCCGCGCGCCCCTCACGGGGTCCCGCCCGCCGCTCCGGCGCCCGTTCCCGTGGTCCCCGCGGCTGCCGCGCTCCTCGGAACCCTCCGCACACATTGCGTTTAAAACACACGGCGTTTTGTGTCCGTGACCCGGGCCgggagctccaggctgagctccacAGTCGGGGCCGGGGCTAGACACCGGCTGGAGCGATTCCTCCGCTCCCCGCTCAGCAAAAAGAGGGGATAAAAGTTGAATGGCTGAGCCGGTGAGGGGGGCGCAGTTGGGTGGGAGCGCTTCGATCGCCCCTGGCCAAGGGGTGTTAGTGTCCCCACGTAAGAGTCTCAGCCGTCTGGCGCCGCTTTTCGCAAAATCACAGAACCAGCTAGGTTCGAAAGGACCTCTGGCATCAGCTAGTCCAATTTATGACCAACCCGACTATGGCAGTGAGTGCCACGTcgtctttccttaaacaccttcAGGGACAGTGAGTGACTCCACCATCTCTCTGGCTAGCACATTGCATTGTCTGATCACCCTccctgtgaagaaattcctcctaatgtccaaccAAAAAAGCCCTGTCTCATCTTAAGAcatcttgtcctgtcccttgttccctggaAGCAGAGCCCGGCCGCCACTGGGCTCCATCCTCCTGTCAGGGGTTGTGGAGATTGATAAGGTTGCTTCTGACCTTATCACAGAGGTTGCTATACTTTTGTTCTGCAGGCAGGAGTCTGGGATTTAAACCCACCTCGCCTCAGCTGGGTTTTATACTAGAGTCGGGTTTTGCAAACCTTTTAATGTGACTCTAAATTCTTCTGAAAGGGAAGTCTGAAAGCTTGTAAACCCAAATGAaaaaattgaccccaaaatgaccTTCACTCCTTGGTGTCACCAGCCATGTAGCCAACAAGGGTTATTCTCTTGCAGTACAAGAAGTGgacatttgctttttttcctatttgtgcTTTGATACAATTACTGTGCATTGGTTTCTTTCCATAAAAGGTGCACTAGAAGGTGTGATTATTTTAATCTAGAGCTGGGGTGTGACTCTCAAGAAGTACAAATctaaatactaaaaaaataatgtgtgttttttctttacCCCCCACAGTGCTAAACATGACCACACAGAATTCACATGGAATTTGAGTTACTTAGATGAGGAGCACTCACATGTTTCAAAAatcaaaccaggaaaaaaaaaaaaaaaaatcaggctttTGCATTCAAGCTGTCATTTGAGTATTTATTTGAGTTTTGAAAATTACCTTTATCACCTAATCAAGAAGCCATTATCTCTGTTCAAACAGCACACTTGTGACCTTTGTTCAGGGGACTTCTTTCCTGGTCTCCAAGTTAACCTTACAAGCTGCCCATTATGACAGGCTCAGACATTTTAAAGTAAAGGTTAAAAGAATTTCCGAGGTTATTACATCTACTGAAATAATCATTCTGTTAATAATTTGTGTGCCTCTTTTGCCATGCTCCTTGCTATGCTAGTGCCTTTTGTGTTTCTGAGATTATGGAATTACGTGGAGCAGTAAAGGGCATTCTCACTTGTAGCCATCaatttaaattgtttctgtttctctctgctcTTGCTTGAGTTGCATAAGAAACTGCAATTACGTTTTTTGTCAGGAGcctcttaaaggaaaaagaacaaagattGAAAATTTTAATGTCCCTGACATAGCAACTGAAGGCACCAGTAGCAAGTTAATAATGGGTCCTTTAATGTACAACCTCAAAACCTTTTGTGTGATGATCCTTGTGGAGGATGTTTGCTGTTTTCAAGTATTGTGCTGAATCAAGACCCACCTGATGCCAGAAATCAGAGTTGGAGAGTGATAGGTGATTTTATCTATGCTGGTTCAGCCAAAGAGTGACTTGTAGCATTGTCATGTGGATTAAAGAGAACGTGTGATGTATCCTAGTGGTTTGGTCAAATCAAATCACCGATAAAGTGGTAAATAAGCAAAGAATTTGTGAAATTAAGTGCTTCCAGTGCCTCTATTATAGTTAAACATCCCTCCTCATCTGCCTGTAGAAATTTTCCTCTTCCAGAAACAGTTTTAGCAATGCATTGTGCTGAGGAAAGCACTAATCTGGTTTGCTCTGCATGCACTGCTTGAGTTGTATTTCTTGTATGAGCACATGTTGTTAATAATTGATTTGTTTCAGTGTGATCACAAGGCAGTAAAGTTCAGCATCTTGTGCTGATGTGCATCCTAGATGTGGTGCTGCACTTGTGTCAAGAGGAATTGTAATGAATGGCTCacataaagagaaaatacacaATTAATTTTACTGGAGTAATTCTTATTAAGTAATTCCATGTATAAGACCACTTACAAAATGCCCAGGTGGAATCTTCATTCTTGGGGTTACTCAAAAACCCTCTGGACCCTCTGgtcctgagctgcaggagatggGTTCGGGAATCAAGAGACAACTCAGTATGAGTTATCTGCTTGTTCCATTTTATTGCAGTTTCAGAtacatttttatagtattttggAAAGGTAACATGCGATATGTGTTCTATTATAATTGGATAATTACTGTTCTTCACGCATGAGCTTCTACATTTCTATTGGTCCAGCTCATAACATCTGAACTCCATAAGATACTTTTTAGCGGAACTTATAAGATACATTAAGTGGCTATATAAGATACATTCTGCAGAATTCACATCTTGACAAACTTCACAAGATACATTTTGCAGATTTCTCATCCTGAATTCTCATCCATTCTTCATTGTCTTATAAACACTTAGTCTTTTTTATATCTTTGGTACAATGTTGTGCCAAGGACTCATGCTAACTCAAAGTCAGGGTTGTGCAGGCCTTCCAAGGAGCTATGGCCTCGAGAAGCAAGCCATTCTTCAACACTGAGCAAGGGGCTTTAGTGATCACACTTCTAAGAATACTCTGTTGTAAGgttccagtttaaaaaaaaaaaaataaaaaaaaaataaaaatcactgatAACATAGTATGTGaattgaaaagattttgtgatCTCTACAACCTTCAGAAAGCTGGTCTTTCTGTAGCTTTATGCCCTGCTGTCAGAGTGCTCAGACTATTTTAGGCTGCTTTCCTCAAGGAGCTACTTTGTTACTTCTCTGTCTAAGGCTGGAATTGTGAATTTGAAGGTCGTAGCTGCCAGCCAGAGACTTGCAGGGAAATGCCTCAAGTTCAGCATCCAGTTCCACTGTTGAAACACTGCTTGTGGGAATCCTGGCAAGTGATGCTGTTTATTGCAAATGTCTCTTTCAAATGGCATGATTTCTGGTAATGTTTCTTTTAttcaagttaattttaaaaggcaattgatatatttaatttattatacTTTAATTTTAATGTCTAATGGGTTTCAAGGAGAAACTACAGCCTTCTGCAGGTATGTACTTCTAGGCAAGAAGTTCATGAATAAGCAGACCCCCAAATACTTTAGAAATCTTTCAGTAGATTGGGTTAAATATATGATATATTTTAactataaataattaaattattgtcttcaataaaaatgaaaataagtcaGAGTAGTTTCAGGAGTACAAGGTGTCTCCTTATTCACATGCTGATGTAATTTTAATCTCTCCAGTCACTTcaaaattttgtgaaaaatgATG encodes:
- the E2F8 gene encoding transcription factor E2F8, whose product is MRPAGGEMGAGDKENEHSEPCKNILKTPLKQTATSQLVLTERQPDCQPLTTPPKLKETPPADPWTPTSNLKMLISAASPEIRSREQRRQLSDSSNEVLQTKHCSQEDLLGDEYEKSQPSRKEKSLGLLCHKFLARYPDYPSPSQKSYICLDEVTEELHVERRRIYDIVNVLESLHMVSRLARNRYVWHGRHNLPQTLQALKKVGEENKYIQQIQMIKKREYEHEFDPDSERNEEMASSFGSSDQSEMSFVELPGVEFHAASVNGRKYKSLRVMSQKFVMLFLVSTPQIVSLEVAAKILIGEDQLEDLDKSKFKTKIRRLYDIANVLSSLKLIKKVHVTEERGRKPAFKWTGPEVLPNTQDTKLEATSTTSSPPVSESIPSKEQCSKALFPSKGKQNFTRHSSLIKLVKSIENDRRKIQSAPTSPVKISASTYQSLPVFPNTIAQFPAITKHQLEGQSKAAEEMQMKCALSSPEAVPKPEPSQQPGLSQPLGVCPASHSSMSPVILPHPQSGVSYAICLHPSQAHTVTTYSPGFMLQPLPCANLTGIKSNNSKVLNKITTEERDTQKGPDEPTKSLAAEERPETKSETSSQRCLKRSQALPENNLIKRHKSDEESLDSSLGESTKNEKTPSKSSQMNREMDNVQEERQNETKTVDQNMASCCDQCTTENIPEDEDKIKTKQDIPVAFAIPAPETFFPSGYLIPLTHCTHGNKAECSNKEKAGVCSLQHTTYSSPITGVVPMPASELKTVNIPAFHITPLNIMVSPNSIAAAPVLSNSCLNSSSTSSAPNPSSSALNFMLQHIGLLPAGVQVAANPVLQHVPVSSQSENIGHSSGSTNVQEGKPSAPKEPQEPQTVTENFFRTPGGPNTEPSLSANSDGTQRTSQEALYIPQRKLEVSED